In a genomic window of Nostoc sp. UHCC 0870:
- a CDS encoding alpha-L-fucosidase → MMNNWFNTARLGMFVHWGHSSQQECELSWPLVGGVFSLPFCQDIPVAKYHSTANTFNPQQYNPQEWAYLAKSLGMKYAILTAKHHDGFALFHTQESDFSIASTPYKKDIVREFIDAMHSEGLRIGLYFSLSDWHHPDYPAFTEADKPYRFDKLPQPTPQQWERYLQFLCNQIRELLSNYGQIDIIWFDGSWERTLEQWQVQELAKMIRDLQPNILINDRLPNCGDFATPEQFIPPHPPTHLWETCLTINESWGYNSDDHCFKSSRQLIHTLCEVAGKGGNLLLNVSPMGNGQIPPEQLERLKDIADWMSKHSESILDTMPGLEPWQFYGPSTRKDHRIYLHLLMKPYETISVRGIPIKQVKSVSVLADGTPLTFTTRCAIMDSLLNPNPLGELTIDVPESVINPYVTVICIDIE, encoded by the coding sequence ATGATGAATAACTGGTTTAATACAGCTAGACTGGGGATGTTTGTTCATTGGGGACACAGTTCTCAACAAGAATGTGAGTTATCTTGGCCGTTAGTTGGGGGTGTATTCAGTCTCCCTTTTTGCCAAGATATTCCTGTTGCGAAATACCACAGCACAGCTAATACTTTCAATCCACAACAATACAATCCTCAAGAATGGGCATATTTAGCAAAAAGTCTAGGTATGAAATATGCCATATTAACAGCCAAGCATCATGATGGTTTTGCCCTATTCCATACCCAAGAATCAGACTTTTCAATTGCATCTACACCTTACAAAAAAGACATTGTACGTGAATTTATCGATGCTATGCACTCTGAAGGATTGCGTATAGGTCTTTATTTTTCACTCAGTGATTGGCATCATCCTGACTATCCTGCTTTTACAGAGGCTGATAAACCTTATCGATTTGACAAATTACCTCAACCTACACCGCAACAGTGGGAGCGATATCTTCAGTTTTTGTGCAATCAAATCCGAGAATTATTGAGCAACTACGGTCAAATTGACATCATTTGGTTTGATGGGAGTTGGGAACGGACTTTAGAACAATGGCAAGTGCAAGAATTAGCAAAAATGATTCGTGATTTACAACCTAATATTCTCATCAACGATCGCCTGCCAAATTGTGGAGACTTTGCAACCCCTGAACAGTTTATTCCCCCTCACCCACCTACTCATCTTTGGGAAACCTGTCTAACTATCAATGAAAGTTGGGGATATAACTCCGATGACCATTGCTTCAAGTCCTCCCGTCAGCTAATTCATACGCTTTGTGAAGTTGCAGGTAAAGGTGGTAATCTTCTGCTCAATGTTAGTCCAATGGGTAACGGACAAATCCCCCCTGAGCAGTTGGAGCGTCTCAAAGATATAGCTGATTGGATGTCCAAGCACTCTGAAAGTATACTTGATACCATGCCAGGATTAGAACCCTGGCAATTTTATGGCCCCTCAACTCGTAAAGACCATCGCATTTATCTACACTTATTAATGAAACCTTACGAGACAATATCAGTTAGAGGTATACCAATCAAACAAGTCAAATCAGTGTCTGTTCTGGCTGACGGTACACCACTGACCTTTACAACTCGCTGTGCAATTATGGATTCTCTTCTCAATCCCAATCCGTTAGGAGAATTGACAATAGATGTACCTGAATCGGTAATTAATCCCTACGTCACAGTAATTTGTATTGATATTGAGTAA